The proteins below come from a single Zea mays cultivar B73 chromosome 8, Zm-B73-REFERENCE-NAM-5.0, whole genome shotgun sequence genomic window:
- the LOC100277147 gene encoding uncharacterized protein LOC100277147: MSLRQLLHQTRPWRALEQPTKMSCLLSIFRALSILRSEGSAEPLRRSSSVPAPLPRSLPCSSSDPLGPRFSIDVVDSDHWPSSFDLLSDAARSNECPDVFEQREDDELHDSDDEIDDMRHRKKLFYKLDRGSREFEENNVLLRRRKRDKTSAKNPKECKEAQPPKSVSTNVPKLKEKRSMRVDDLVEVKRERVPTFNQMTDPYHHPFCLDIHVTKGSVRACFVHRVTSRVVTVAHSISKDMKFDLGSKKGKGMKACVAVGALLAKRAIEDDIHNAIYTPRKGDRIEGKIEAVLCAITENGVDVKVKLKQRKPIKNTHSMSSPSDDSAVGRHNS, from the exons ATGTCCCTCCGCCAGCTGCTTCACCAAACGCGTCCGTGGCGCGCGCTTGAGCAGCCCACGAAGATGTCTTGTCTCCTCTCCATCTTCCGTGCGCTCTCCATTCTCCGTTCTGAAGGCTCGGCTGAGCCACTGCGCAGATCTTCATCTGTGCCAGCCCCGCTGCCAAGAAGCTTGCCTTGCTCCAGCTCTGACCCCCTTGGCCCCAGATTCAGCATCGACGTGGTCGACTCGGACCATTGGCCCTCGTCATTTGACTTGTTGTCCGACGCTGCACGGAGCAATGAATGCCCAGATGTCTTCGAGCAACGTGAGGATGATGAACTGCACGActctgatgatgagatagatgacATGAGGCATCGAAAGAAGCTATTCTACAAGCTGGATAGGGGGTCTAGAGAGTTTGAAGAGAACAATGTGCTGTTACGCCGCAGGAAGAGAGACAAAACCAGTGCAAAGAACCCAAAGGAGTGCAAGGAGGCGCAGCCTCCCAAGTCTGTTTCTACCAACGTTCCAAAACTGAAGGAAAAGCGTTCTATGCGTGTGGACGACTTGGTTGAGGTGAAGCGCGAACGGGTGCCGACATTCAACCAAATGACGGATCCTTACCACCACCCTTTCTGTCTAGATATACATGTCACAAAGGGATCAGTGCGTGCTTGCTTTGTGCACAGAGTGACCAGCCGGGTGGTGACTGTTGCACACTCCATATCGAAGGACATGAAGTTTGATCTTGGTTCGAAGAAGGGTAAGGGCATGAAGGCGTGTGTGGCAGTTGGGGCATTGCTTGCGAAGCGTGCAATAGAGGATGATATTCACAATGCAATCTATACACCAAGGAAAGGGGATAGGATTGAAGGGAAAATTGAGGCTGTGTTGTGTGCAATAACCGAGAATGGAGTTGATGTGAAGGTGAAACTGAAGCAAAGAAAGCCGATAAAG AACACACACAGTATGAGCAGTCCTTCCGACGATTCAGCTGTTGGTCGACACAACTCCTAA